In Toxoplasma gondii ME49 chromosome VIII, whole genome shotgun sequence, a single genomic region encodes these proteins:
- a CDS encoding kinesin heavy chain, putative (encoded by transcript TGME49_273560): protein MDGKGNRDPGALLDATGMDDLAGLDDNKEESIRVCTRMRPLFPKEVEARHVKAWRVERSSLELIVEPPSQLEMEESRQTAAGKAVLGTMKKAAEKSQGQKDIIQRHYVFDRCFDDNTHNSEVFDYVAKDIVLDCFKGINGCVFAYGQTGSGKTHSIMGVADDPGILPRSLAEFFDCVTDPSLLKEEEEELKRQQGDEGDRNGKDDHHDDAETENTEYLMRVSYVEIYLERVNDLLQESAKGGAVENLEVKEDPKRGFVVVGLHEETVATMEEAMSLIAAAEQRRHFARTNFNETSSRSHVVFSITLESTRTFEDGSNISRRGELKIVDLAGNEKAGRASEGVENAKLVMEEGKAINKSLFLLSEVISKLSKQAQQQAEGKLKKGEKEVYIPWRDSKLTRLLQKALGGNSRASVLVAVHPSNMYLDTSFSTLRFALKCKSIKKKVSANFFSPEQSLIAQQKKLILRLQSQLKAMAGAGLFDHLPQRAAQSPENNEEVQQLKIDLEKKINKFQQFIMKATKPTAGVFGVSGTLSKRKTMRGSQGLSGFEGFRRLDTLAAARQNLRTIDKLNSGDIYSGEVSGVSLTKAFGLVARKQANRLTRDGTRPDSYGSLSLGHMDTFEPAIDAAVQELEDIDDRFEEVSSTSEEEEGGGSEPESRELAKEVDWDEAKGGRDENVAGSETRRGVSDEETKPEEAEASVSSRDSSPSPRQTAGKAAAATVDKEARVKEGRGRKSEKKVLKATVRIADDVDEVEEASPLGSPSRVSFVEEKKGKTAGEGGKKKSALKKRSESPEGDEKAPPKSALKKTKKKVTKKKVKARGGEEREGDKAEEKEDEATDVEEELEEEDREQLKEDKVKMEEKLVRLRNEKNMLLEKLKKAKALGLEAVSRLTFRFQTEHDSVKKLQQRVHDLMLQTRYNSVIMNKLGLSVLFTASVPAVEPRPEGLEAQGSATSLPAIEDENQLKDAEKKLVKRSMRFADFLKSFQERGGVPEADRDASGKGLAGELSPDCFEFTSPADAFKGLMFPDIDQVKPLAYAMLNDVLARLMVLQAQASRDLTDDEERATTENSRLLETSLSIMRGEGIPSARTNASENPEEREPLEQIEEILGLAPSTHPPKETTGPTMDGKIKEEDEMYLQGTEVKRQRIVDSVLSLLTPWEQNMLAMLYEQQEMRRALGELRDHFFGKLREMQLRFKRATLERVEFSDHCERLLGALMEFKAELQRRQEKKIVEEDTNAKFGKLMSKIEEMSIQLSERNADFRLLTYEYKELMKRNDVLRSYIDKLKVEKAALLVAPQSLSHYEEINASTPDTTLRSLGYDVCILQRYGSRLFVELEEARAAEAEMRKLNEKLYTELAAANDCVNDLKTHINLANAVHSRTVSGLKTQVADLREELTEKDARIKELEEERDALRKQAAQREGAPSEEEAAFQSQSSGLVEDGKSLGKHAVTADKEDLIRSASDSDSHGRPEEKKKKTAKKADREKTKNKPKAASGTKKTRGASASPTRQVASAKPASNHQEAALPAAAKPPKSRPTGTRAVPGTLSGKKTASPAVATSADREAAAKAEPPKTVEKVSSTHASPPSPSSPVSGKPVSSPDQQAAAAPSAPAVVSVVKAPAFTGDPRDKGFANMAALIRRRAPAS, encoded by the exons GTTGAGGCTCGCCATGTAAAAGCGtggagagtggagagaagctcCTTGGAACTGATTGTCGAGCCCCCGTCTCAGTTAGAGATGGAAGAAAGCCGACAGACAGCAGCAGGAAAAGCCGTGCTGGGCACGATGAAGAAAGCTGCAGAAAAGTCCCAAGGACAGAAAGACATCATTCAGAGACACTATGTTTTTGACCGCTGCTTCGACGACAACA CCCACAACTCTGAGGTGTTTGACTACGTGGCAAAGGACATCGTTCTGGATTGCTTCAAAGGGATCAACGGTTGCGTCTTTGCTTACGGACAAACAG gTTCTGGAAAGACTCACTCGATCATGGGAGTTGCAGACGACCCTGGCATTCTTCCTCGATCTCTTGCTGAGTTTTTCGACTGCGTTACGGACCCGTCTTTgctgaaggaagaagaagaggagctgaagagacaacagggcgacgagggagacaggaacggGAAAGATGATCACCACGATGATGCAGAAACTGAAAACACA GAGTACCTCATGCGCGTGTCGTACGTCGAAATCTACTTGGAACGCGTGAACGATCTGCTACAGGAGTCCGCGAAGGGAGGAGCAGTGGAAAATTTGGAAGTGAAGGAAGACCCAAAAAGGGGATTCGTCGTCGTGGGGCTTCACGAGGAGACTGTGGCGACGATGGAAGAAGCTATGAGCTTGATTGCCGC agctgagcagagaagacacttTGCAAGGACAAATTTCAACGAAACGTCTTCGCG GTCCcacgtcgttttctccatcACCCTCGAGTCCACGCGGACGTTTGAGGACGGctcgaatataagccgaagaggagaactGAAGATTGTCGATTTggcaggaaacgagaaagcagGTCGTGCTTCGGAAGGGGTCGAGAACGCAAAGCTTGTCatggaagaaggaaaagccaTCAACAAGTCCCTTTTCCTTTTGTC CGAGGTCATTTCCAAGTTGTCAAAgcaggcgcagcagcaggcTGAAGGGAAActgaagaaaggcgagaaggaagtgtATATACCCTGGAGAGACTCGAAGCTCACAAGGCTTCTTCAG aaAGCTCTCGGGGGGAACAGTCGCGCGTCGGTGCTGGTTGCTGTCCACCCCTCCAACATGTATCTCGATACgtccttctccactcttcgtttcgctctcAAGTGCAAGTCCATCAAAAAGAAGGTGTCTGCgaactttttttctccggaGCAGTCTCTCATCGCCCAACAGAAAAAGCTTATTTTGAG ATTGCAGTCGCAGCTCAAAGCCATGGCAGGCGCAGGCTTATTCGACCACCTACCCCAGCGTGCCGCACAGAGTCCGGAGAACAACGAGGAAGTTCAACAACTAAAG ATCGatttggagaagaagatcaACAAGTTCCAGCAGTTCATCATGAAAGCCACGAAGCCGACTGCGGGAGTGTTTGGCGTATCCGGAACGCTctcaaagagaaaaacgatgcGCGG ctCCCAAGGCTTGTCGGGCTTCGAGGGGTTCCGGCGTCTCGACACGCTGGCTGCCGCCAGACAGAATCTGCGTACAATCGACAAGCTGAACAGCGGGGATATCTACTCAGGAGAAGTCTCAGGTGTCAGTTTGACAAAGGCGTTTGGATTAGTCGCTCGGAAACAAGCGAATCGACTG ACGCGAGACGGGACGCGTCCGGACTCGTACGGGTCTTTGTCTCTGGGTCACATGGACACCTTCGAGCCTGCGATCGACGCAGCTGTGCAGGAACTGGAAGACATCGACGATCGTTTCGAAGAGGTTTCTTCGACCtccgaggaggaggaaggtGGAGGCTCGGAGCCAGAGTCTCGGGAGCTGGCCAAGGAGGTCGACTGGGACGAGGCGAAAGGGGGGCGAGACGAAAACGTTGCGGGAAGCGAAACTCGACGAGGCGTCAGCGATGAGGAAACAAAGccggaagaagctgaggctTCAGTGTCCTCCAGAGActcgtcgccgtctcctcgccaAACAGCCGGAAAAGCCGCGGCAGCGACGGTGGATAAGGAGGCACGGGTCAAGGAAGGCCGGGGGAGGAAGAGTGAGAAAAAGGTGCTGAAGGCGACGGTGAGGATTGCAGATGATGTGGATGAGGTTGAAGAGGCGAGCCCGTTGGGCAGTCCGAGCCGAGTGAGTTTtgtggaggagaagaaggggaagacagccggcgaaggagggaagaagaagtctgctctgaagaaacgcagcgaaAGCCCCGAGGGTgacgagaaggcgccgcCAAAATCTGcgctgaaaaaaacgaaaaagaaggtcacaaagaagaaggtgaaggccaggggaggagaggagagggaaggcgacaaggcggaggagaaggaagacgaggcgaccgacgtcgaggaagagctggaagaagaagacagggaacaGTTGAAGGAAGACAAAGTGAAGATGGAGGAGAAACTCGTTCGTttgagaaacgagaaaaacatGCTTCTCGaaaagctgaagaaggccaAAGCCCTCGGACTTGAAGCCGTCTCTAGACTCACTTT CCGTTTCCAGACGGAGCACGACTCagtgaagaagctgcagcagcgggTCCACGACCTCATGTTGCAGACGCGGTACAACTCCGTGATTATGAACAAATTGGGATTGTCTGTGCTTTTCACGGCGAGCGTACCAGCTGTGGAGCCCCGACCCGAGGGTCTCGAGGCGCAAGGCTCTGCCACGTCGCTGCCCGCAATCGAGGACGAGAACCAGCTGAAggacgcggagaagaagtTAGTCAAACGGTCCATGCGCTTCGCCGACTTCCTCAAGTCATTCCAGGAACGCGGTGGAGTTCCCGAAGCCGACAGGGACGCGTCAGGAAAAGGACTCGCAGGTGAACTTTCTCCTGATTGCTTCGAATTCACTTCTCCTGCGGACGCCTTCAAGGGTCTCATGTTCCCCGACATCGACCAGGTCAAGCCTCTCGCGTACGCCATGCTCAACGATGTCCTTGC ACGCTTGATGGTCTTGCAGGCGCAAGCGTCTCGCGACCTCaccgacgacgaagagagggcAACGACGGAAAACAGCAGACTCTTGGAAACGTCTTTAAGCATCATGAGGGGAGAAGGAATTCCATCTGCTCGCACT AATGCCTCCGAGAATCCCGAGGAGCGCGAGCCACTCGAACAGATTGAGGAGATTTTAGGCCTCGCTCCAAGCACTCACCCGCCAAAGGAGACCACCGGACCTACAATGGACGGCAAAAtcaaggaagaggacgaaatGTACCTCCAG GGTACCGAGGTGAAGCGACAGCGGATCGTGGATAGCGTTCTGTCTTTGTTGACGCCTTGGGAACAAAACATGCTCGCGATGCTGTACGAACAGCAGGAGATGCGCCGCGCACTCGGCGAACTCAGGGACCATTTCTTCGGCAAACTCAGGGAAATGCAGCTGCGATTCAAACGCGCAACG CTTGAGAGGGTGGAGTTCTCCGACCACTGCGAGCGCCTCCTCGGGGCTTTGATGGAGTTCAAGGCAGAGCTGCAACGtcgacaggagaagaagatcgtGGAGGAAGACACGAACGCAAAGTTCGGGAAGTTGATGAGCAAAATCGAAGAAATGTCGATCCAACTCTCCGAGAGGAATGCCGACTTCCGACTTCTCACAT ATGAATACAAGGAACTGATGAAACGAAATGATGTTCTGCGGAGTTACATCGACAAGCtgaaagtggagaaagcTGCGTTGCTTGTGGCGCCTCAGTCTCTGTCTCACTATGAAGAAATCAACGCGTCGACTCCAGACACG ACGCTTCGTTCTTTGGGCTACGACGTCTGCATTCTCCAACGCTACGGTTCTCGACTCTTCGTTGAACTCGAGGAAGCGCGAGCAGCCGAGGCAGAGATGCGGAAACTCAATGAGAAACTTTACACCGAGCTCGCTGCAGCGAACGACTGTGTGAACGATCTGAAGACTCACATCAACCTCGCAAATGCTGTTCACTCACGCACTGTTTCCGGTCTCAAG ACGCAGGTGGCGGATTTGCGAGAGGAACTCACGGAGAAGGACGCACGCATTaaggaactcgaggaagaacgtgACGCTCTTCGCAAGCAAGCGGCACAGCGGGAGGGTGCCCCGAGTGAGGAAGAGGCTGCTTTCCAGTCTCAAAGCTCTGGCCTTGTGGAAGATGGCAAATCTCTCGGAAAACATGCCGTCACGGCTGACAAAGAAGACCTCATTCGCTCCGCAAGCGATTCGGACTCGCACGGTCGCccggaggaaaagaagaagaagacagcaaagaaagcagacagagagaagaccaaGAACAAGCCAAAGGCTGCATCtggaacaaagaagacac GAGGCGCCAGCGCGTCGCCCACGCGTCAGGTGGCCAGCGCGAAGCCTGCGTCGAATCACCAAGAGGCCGCACTTCCAGCAGCTGCGAAGCCTCCCAAGAGCCGCCCGACAGGGACCCGTGCGGTCCCCGGCACTTTGTCCGGGAAGAAAACTGCAAGCCCTGCGGTGGCGACGTCCGCGGATCGCGAAGCTGCGGCGAAAGCAGAGCCGCCGAAGACTGTAGAGAAAGTCAGTTCGACCcatgcttctcctccttcaccttcttctccagtgagTGGAAAGCCTGTCTCAAGTCCAGATCAACAAGCGGCGGCAGCTCCGTCGGCTCCTGCTGTGGTCTCTGTGGTAAAAGCCCCCGCGTTCACGGGAGATCCCAGAGACAAAGGCTTTGCAAACATGGCCGCTTTGATACGGAGGCGCGCGCCAGCTTCGTAA